The Polaribacter tangerinus genome has a segment encoding these proteins:
- the trxA gene encoding thioredoxin has translation MALEITDANFEEIVLKSDKPVLVDFWAAWCGPCRMVGPIVDEIHNDYEGKAVVGKVDVDANQEFAAKYGVRNIPTVLIFKNGEVVDKQVGVAPKNTYTGKIDAAM, from the coding sequence ATGGCATTAGAAATTACAGATGCAAATTTCGAAGAAATTGTATTAAAATCAGACAAACCAGTATTGGTAGACTTTTGGGCAGCTTGGTGTGGACCTTGTAGAATGGTTGGACCTATTGTTGATGAAATTCATAATGATTATGAAGGGAAAGCCGTAGTTGGTAAGGTAGATGTAGACGCAAACCAAGAGTTCGCAGCTAAATATGGTGTGAGAAATATACCAACAGTACTTATATTTAAAAATGGAGAAGTAGTAGATAAGCAAGTTGGTGTTGCTCCAAAAAATACTTATACAGGAAAAATAGACGCAGCAATGTAG
- the metF gene encoding methylenetetrahydrofolate reductase [NAD(P)H]: protein MKITEHIRKSDGKTLFSFEIIPPKKGKNIKELYNNIDPLMEFKPPFIDVTTSREEFVYVEKAGLLDRKLTRMRPGTLGICAAIKHKYEVDTVPHVLCGGFTKEETEYLLVDCHYLGIDNVMALRGDAMSHQKYFEPSKNGHLYAKDLVTQIQNLNKGKYLHDVIEAENKADFCIGVAGYPEKHLEAPSLQTDLKRLKEKVKAGADYVVTQMFFDNKKYFEFVKAARAIGITVPIIPGIKPIAVKRHLQILPQVFRIDLPEELILEVEKCSTNAAVREVGVSWAIAQSKELLAAGVPVLHYYSMGKSSNIKKIASAIF from the coding sequence ATGAAAATTACAGAACACATACGTAAATCGGATGGTAAAACCTTGTTTTCTTTTGAGATTATACCACCTAAAAAAGGAAAGAATATTAAAGAATTGTATAATAATATAGATCCTTTAATGGAGTTTAAGCCACCTTTTATTGATGTGACTACTTCTAGAGAAGAATTTGTTTATGTAGAAAAGGCTGGTTTATTAGACAGAAAATTGACAAGAATGCGTCCGGGAACTTTGGGTATTTGTGCTGCAATTAAACATAAATATGAGGTTGATACAGTACCACATGTATTGTGCGGAGGTTTTACAAAAGAGGAAACAGAATATTTATTGGTAGATTGTCACTATTTAGGAATAGATAATGTAATGGCTTTAAGAGGAGATGCGATGAGTCATCAAAAATATTTTGAGCCCAGTAAAAATGGTCATTTATATGCAAAAGATTTGGTAACACAAATTCAAAATTTAAATAAAGGAAAATATTTACATGATGTTATTGAAGCAGAAAATAAAGCTGATTTTTGTATTGGCGTTGCCGGGTATCCTGAAAAACATTTAGAGGCTCCGTCTTTACAAACCGATTTAAAACGTTTGAAAGAAAAGGTAAAAGCGGGTGCAGATTATGTAGTAACACAGATGTTTTTTGATAACAAAAAGTATTTTGAGTTTGTAAAAGCTGCCAGAGCAATAGGTATTACGGTACCAATTATACCAGGTATTAAGCCGATAGCTGTAAAACGTCACTTACAAATTTTACCTCAAGTTTTTAGAATAGATTTACCAGAAGAATTAATTTTAGAAGTAGAAAAATGTTCAACAAATGCAGCAGTTCGAGAGGTAGGCGTTTCTTGGGCAATAGCTCAGTCTAAAGAACTATTAGCAGCAGGAGTACCTGTTTTACACTACTATTCTATGGGGAAGTCTTCGAACATAAAAAAAATAGCTTCTGCAATTTTTTAA